The region TAACCAATGTAAATGCAAATGCTTTAATTCTGACTCCTCAATATTTAGAAAAAGTGGAAGCCTTAGCGAATGTTTTCAGACCTTACGGAATAAAAGTTTATTTAACCGCAAGATTTTCGGCACCAATCGAAATTGGAAATCTAAAAACTGCCGATCCAAAAGATCCAGAAGTGATCAATTGGTGGAAAACTAAGTCGGCTGAGATTTATAAACGAATCCCGGATTTTGGCGGATTTTTGGTTAAAGCCAATTCTGAAGGTCAGCCTGGACCTCAAAATTATGGAAGAAATCATGTTGACGGGGCGAATATGCTTGCCGATGCTGTTGCGCCTTTTGGCGGGGTAATTATGTGGAGAGCCTTTGTATATTCTGAACATGATGCCAATGATCGAGCGAAACAAGCTTATGCCGAATTTCAGCCGTACGACGGGAAATTTAAAGAGAATGTAATCGTTCAGGTAAAAAACGGGGCGATTGATTTTCAGCCTAGAGAACCATTTCATCCATTATTTGGAGCGATGCCAAAAACGCCTCTCATGATGGAATTTCAAATTACGCAGGAATATTTAGGTTTCAGCACACATTTGGTTTTTCTGCCTAAATTATTTCAGGAAGTTTTAGAATCAGATACGCATCAAAAAGGAAAAGGTTCGACAGTTGCCAAAGTCGTTGACGGCACTTTATATCAAAATAAACTAACAGGAATTGCCGGTGTTGCTAATATCGGAAACGATTTAAACTGGACAGGACATCCTTTTGCGCAGGCGAATTGGTATGGTTTCGGAAGATTGGCTTGGAATCCGTATTTAGATTCTGAAATTATTGCAGAGGAGTGGTTGAGAAGCACATTTTCTAACGATGAAAATTTTATAAAACCAGTCAAAAATATCATGATTGAATCGCGTGAAGCTGTTGTTAATTATATGACGCCGCTTGGTTTACATCATATTATGGATACGGGACATCATTACGGGCCAGGACCTTGGGTTTCTAATTTATCAAGACCCGAATGGAATCCGACTTATTATCATAAAGCAGACAAAAACGGGATTGGTTTCGATAGATCGAAATCAGGTACAAATGCCGTTTCGCAATATGCTCCGGAAGTTGCCAAACTTTTTGATAATTTAGAAACCTGTCCGGAAAAAGATCTGCTATGGTTTCATCATGTTTCCTGGGATTATAAACTGAAAAACGGACAAACACTTTGGAATGGTCTGGCGCTAAAATATCAGGAAGGTGTAAATCAGGTTAGAGAAATGCAAAACGTTTGGAACAAAGCTGAAAAATATGTGGACAGTGAGCGTTTTAATGAAGTGAAAATGTTATTGGAAATTCAGCTTAAAGAAGCAAAATGGTGGCGTGATGCGTGTTTGCTGTATTTTCAGCAGTTTTCAGGGAAAGAGCTTCCGGCTGGAGTAGAAAAATCAACACAAACTTTAGAGTATTTTAAATCATTAAAATTCCCTTTTGCGCCGGGGAATGGGTAAATAAATAATTGTAACGCAGATAAAACGGATTCGTTATCGCGAAGACACGGAAAAAAAAGATTTTTAAATAAAAAATCCGTGTAAATCAGCGTTTTCGCGATAGCGAATCCGTCTAATCCGCGTACTAAAAAAATAGACATTAAAAATTATGAGCAAAAAATCGGCAATAGTAACCGGAGGAAATTCGGGATTAGGTTTTGCAACGGCAAAAAAACTTTGTGATAACGGAATCACAACTTATATAATCGGTAGATCAAAAGAAAAAACAGAAGAAGCCTGCAAGGAAATTGGAGAAAATGCCATTCCGGTGATCTTTGATTTAAATGATTTGAAAAGAATTCCGGCAATGATTGAAAGTATTACCAAAAACGGTTCAATTGATATTTTGGTTAACAATGCCGGAATCAATATGAAAAAAGAAATTCCTGATGTAACCGATGAAGATTTTCTTTCGATAATTCACACCAATTTATTAAGTGTTTTTGCTGTGAGTAGAGAAGTTGTGAAAAATATGAAAGAAAACGGAGGCGGAAGCATTATTAACATCAGCTCGATGGCATCGCAATACGGAATCCCAAAAGTAATTGCGTATTCGTCAAGCAAAGGTGCCATAGAAGCCATGACACGTGCAATGGCAACAGAATTAGCACCTTCAGGAATACGTGTAAATTGCATTGCTCCTGGATTCATTAAAACAAAAATGTCATCAACGGCATTAGATAATGATCCGGAAAGAAAAAATAAAGTATTGGGAAGAACACCAATGGGATATTTGGGAGAGCCTTCAGATATTGCAGATGCGGTTTATTATTTCGCTTTAAGCGAATCAAAATATACTACGGGTACAGTTTTGCCTGTTGATGGAGGAAATAGTATAGGGTTTTAATTTTTAAATATTTTAAACACATAGAAACATAGTTTTTTCTTTGTCTATAAAGGCGTTTCACTAGCATTAATGCACATAGCTATGTGTGAGAAACTAGTTTCTTTCTCTAATCTTTTTTGAGTTAAATATGAATCTATGTTTCTATGTGTTTAATTAATTTTTACAGAAAGGAAGTATGATAAAAATGCAGCAAACCATGCGTTGGTTTGGACCTCAAGACAACGTAAAACTTATCGATATTAAGCAAGCGGGCGCAACGGGAATTGTAACCGCATTGCATCAAATTCCTGTTGGTGAAACCTGGAGCATTGAAGCAATAAAAGAAAGACAGGAAATCATTCGCAATTATGGATTGGAATGGACTGTGGTTGAAAGTCTTCCTGTTCATGAAGAAATCAAACGAGCTTCGGGAGATTATTTGCAATATGTTGAAAATTACAAAATCAGTTTGCAAAATCTGGCGGAGTGTGGCATCAAAATCATAACCTACAATTTCATGCCGATTCTGGATTGGGTGCGAACGAATCATGATTTTATAAACGAAGACGGAAGCAAAGCTTTGCTGTACAATCAGGATGCCTTTACGTTTTTTGATGTTTTTCTTCTGAAAAGGCCGAATTCAGAAAACGATTATTCTGATGCTGAAAAAGAAAAAGCGTTACAGTTTGGAAATCAATTATCAGGAGATGAAAAAGCATTATTGTTTAAAAATGTTTTGTTGGGATTACCGGGAAGTAAAATCAATTTTACGGCAGAACAGATTTTGTCTCTTTTAGAAAATTATGCTGAAATCAACAATCAAAAACTAAGAGAAAACCTGATTTATTTTTTATCAGAAGTAACTCCGATTGCGGAGAAAAACCAACAAAAATTAGCGATTCATCCCGATGATCCGCCGTTTTCGGTTTTAGGACTTCCAAGAATTGTTTCAACAGAAGCTGATCTGAGAGCGATTTTTAGCGCCGTTCCATCAACAGCAAACGGATTGTGTTATTGTACAGGTTCATTAAGCGCCGATCCAAAGAACAATCTGGAAAAAATAATAGACGATTTCGGAGACCGAATTCACTTTTTACATCTGAGAAATACCATCCGCGAAAGCGAAACTATTTTTAGGGAATCAGAGCATTTAAACGGTGATGTCAAAATGGAAGTCATTGTTGAGAAATTATTGTTATTAATGCATAAAACCAAAACAAGCCTACCAATGCGCCCAGATCATGGTTTTCTGCATAGAGTTGATGAAGAAACCGAAACATATCCTGGTTATTCGTTGAATGGAAGATTAAAAGGTTTGGCAGAGTTACGAGGTTTGGAAATGGGAATTGGGTATAAATTGAATTTGTAATAAAAGTTATTTTCAAGTATCCTAACAGGTTTCCAAAACCTGTTAGGTATCATAAGAGGTAAAGTACTATGCACCAGTTTAAACCCGACAGGTTTTTAAAACCTGTCGGGTTTACCGATGAGAACAGGAAAAATTTTAAATAATACCTAACAGGTTTTGGAAACCTGTTAGGATGCGTATCAAATCTATGATCCTATGTGTTCAAAAATTAAAACTTCATACCTAATCCTATTGCTTTTCCTAATCGGATTAAGTACAAGTTCGTATGCTATAAATCCGGAGAAATACTTGGTGAATGAGGTTGCTAATGAAAATTTCCCTTTAGTAAGTAATGGAAAAATAACTTCGATTTTGGTTAACGATAAAGATTATTCGGGAGTTTTAAAAGTAACAGGACATTTAGAAAATGATCTTTTTAACGTTTCCGATTTACATTCGAAGAGAATAAAAAAGATTTCAGAAGCAGAAGATTTTGTTGTCATTATAGGAACACTCGGAAAAAATGAAATCATCGATCAATTAGCCAAAGAAGGAAAAATTGATGCCAATCAGCTTAAGGGAAAATGGGAAAAATTTACCACGCAGATAGTTGAAAATCCGTTTAAAGGAATCAAAAAAGCCTTGGTAATTGCAGGTTCAGATAAACGCGGAACGATTTACGGAATCTACGATTTATCGAATCAAATTGGAGTTTCGCCTTGGTATTATTGGGCAGATGTTCCAGTTAAAAAACAATCAGAATTGCATGTTTTACCTGGAATTCATTCGCAGGGAGAGCCAAAAGTAAAATACAGAGGGATTTTTATAAATGATGAAGCTCCATCATTAACAGGCTGGGCATTTGAGAAATTTGGCGGTTTCAATTCACAATTCTATGATAAAGTTTTTGAATTGATTCTGCGAATGAAAGGCAACTATTTATGGCCGGCCATGTGGGGCAGAATGTTTTATGTTGAAGATCCGAAGAACGCAGTTTTGGCCGATGAATACGGAATCGTAATGGGAACTTCGCATCACGAACCGTTGACAAGAGCACACGCTGAATGGGGAAAAGAAAAAGGGAAATGGGATTTTAACACCAATTCTGAAGCTTTGATTCAATTCTGGAAAGACGGAATTAAAAGAATGGGAAACAAAGAAACCATTGTTACTGTTGGAATGCGTGGTGACGGTGACGAACCCATGACAGAAGGAACGGCAATTGAATTATTAGAAAATATTGTAAAAACGCAAAGAAATATTATTGCAGAAGTGACCCAAAAACCAGCAGAAGAAACTCCGCAAATGTGGGCACTTTATAAAGAAGTTCAGGATTATTATGACAAAGGCATGACGGTCCCTGATGATATTACGCTTTTGTTGTGTGATGACAACTGGGGAAATATCCGCAAACTTCCGGAATTAGATTCGAAACCTAGAAAAGGCGGTTACGGTATTTATTATCATTACGATTATGTGGGCGGACCAAGAAATTACAAATGGATTAACACCAATCAAATTGAAAGAGTTTGGGAACAAATGGATTTGGCTTATCAATACGGTGTCGATAAAATCTGGATTGTAAATGTGGGCGACATCAAACCAATGGAATTTCCAATAGAGTTTTTCCTGGACATGGCTTGGAATCCTGAAAAGTTCAATGCAGGAAATTTAGAACAGTATTATTCAGATTGGGCTAAAGAGAATTTTGACAACCAGTTTACAGGAGAAATTGCTCAGATTTTAAAATTATATACGAAATACAATTCCCGAAGAAAACCTGAATTATTGGATCGTAAAACCTACAGTGTCACTAATTATAATGAAGCTGACAAAGTTATAGCTGATTATCAAAAATTGGTCAAATTGGCTGCAATTATAAATGAGAAATTGAAGCCAGAATACAAAGATGCTTTTTATCAGTTGGTTTTGTTTCCTGTTTTGGCAAGCGCCAATTTAAACGAATTGTATGTGGCACAGGCTAAAAATTATTTATACTCAGAACAGTGGAGACTTTCTGCAAATGAATATAAAGAAAAAGTAAAAGAGTTATTTGAAAAAGATTCCGAACTCACGAATTATTATCATACGCAATTAGCCAATGGTAAATGGAATCATATGATGGCGCAGACGCATATTGGTTATGATAATTGGCAACAGCCGGATAAAAATGTGATTCCAGGCACGAGATATCTTTTTCATAGTACAGCAGTAAATCAGAGAATTGCTGTTGAAGGAAAAGAAGAATCTTTTGATGGAGTTCTTAAAAATAAAATAGATTTGGTGGATTTTTCATCATTAGAAAATAATACATCATACATCGATTTATTAAATTCTGGAATAAAAAAATATACATTTAAAATTTTTTGCGATCATAATTGGATTCAGTTTTCTCAATCTGAGGGTATAGTTGATACGGAACAAAGAATTTTAGTAAATATTGATTGGAAAAAAGCCCCAAAAGGAATAACTAAGAGTCAATTTATAGTTGTTGCTAATTATCAAAAATTTATTATTCAATTAAAAACTAATAATATTAAAGCTGATAAAGTTCATGGCTTTGCTGAAAACAACGGTTATATTTCGATAGAAGCTCAGAATTATTCAAAAGCAATAAATTCTGATTCAATAAAATGGACAACAATTCCAAATCTTGGAAAAACAGCATCCGGAGTAACTTTAAAACCTTCGCATATTCATCCGATAGAAATCTCACAACAATCTCCAAGATTAGAATACAACGTTCATTTTTTTAGCAAAGGAAAGATGAAAGTAAACGCTTATTTTTCGCCAACAATCAATTTTAAAAAGGGCGACGGATTAAAATACGGAATTGCCTTTGATAATGAGAAACCGCAAATCATGAACCTCAACGCAGATGCTTCAGAAAAAGCCTGGACAGAATCTGTTGCGAATAATATTAAAATCATAACATCGACACATAACATTGAAAAAGCAGGAAATCATGTTTTAAAAATTTATGGAATTGATCCAGCGCTTGTGCTTCAGAAAATTGTAATTGAAACCGAAGAAGGAAAGGTTTTGGAGTCGTATTTGGGCCCGCCGGAGAGTTTTAGGAAGGAATGATATTTTTATAATACTACGTTCTGTTTGTCATTTCGACGAAGGAGAAATCTTCACAAGTGGCTCCACAACGAAAATCGCCAATCTTTGTAGAGTTTCTTACGAAGATTTCTCCTTCGTCGAAATGACAAGATTGTGGGTAAATATTACAATTTTAGACCTGACAGGTTTTAAAAACCTGCCAGGTCTCCGTTGAGAAAGAAAAACGATTAACTATTTAAACCAAAAAGATATGAAATGCATTAAACCTTATTTATTTGCCGTCACGGCTTTGCTGACTATAAGCTGTACGTCGCAAAAAGAAACTGCTTCGTTAAAAGATGCTTACAAAGATGATTTTTACATCGGAACTGCTTTAAGCGCTGATCAAATTGAAGAAAAAGACAAAAAAGTAGATTCTTTGATTCGAAAAGAATTTAATGCGATTACGGCCGAGAATATTATGAAATCCATGTATACGCATCCGCAGAAGGACAAATATGATTTTGTTTTGTCTGATAAATTTGTAGCCTATGGTGAGAAGAATAAAATGTTTGTTCATGGGCATACTTTAATTTGGCATAGTCAGCTGGCGCCTTGGATGGAAAAAATTGCCGACAGTACAGAAATGAAAGCGTTTATGAAAGATCATATTACAACCATCGTTTCTAAATACAAAGGTAGGATCAATTCGTGGGATGTGGTCAACGAAGCTTTAAATGACGATGGAACTTTGAGAAAATCAGTTTTTTTGAATACACTTGGTGAGAAATATTTGGTCGATGCTTTCAAACTGGCAGAAAAAGCCGATCCAAAAGCGCAGTTATATTACAATGATTATAATATCGAAGAACCAGCAAAAAGAGCAGGAGCTATTGCTTTAATCAAAAAAATAAAAGCTGAAGGCGGGAAAGTGGACGGAGTTGGCATTCAGGGACACTGGCGATTACAGAGTCCGTCATTAGAGGAAATTGAAAAAAGCATTTTAGAGTATTCTGCTTTAGGAATCAAAGTGGCTTTTACAGAATTGGACATCACGGTTTTGCCGAATCCATGGGATTTAAAAGGAGCAGATGTAAATCAGAAATTTGAAGGAAACCCTAAAATGAATCCGTATCCGGAAAAATTACCTGATTCCGTTCAGACACAATTAGCAGAACGTTATGCATCGATTTTTAAATTATTTTTAAAGCATAAAGACAAAATTAGCAGAGTTACGTTTTGGGGCGTTCATGACGGTCAATCCTGGCTAAACGATTGGCCGATAAAAGGAAGAACCAATTACCCGCTTCCGTTTGACAAGGAATTAAAACATAAACCAGCTTACGACAGCATCTTAAAGTTGAAAGAAACTAAAGAATAAGCAGTCGAAATAGCTTAAGCTTGATGAATTAATCAACAATCGGTTGTGAAATGAAAAATAACTTAAATAAAGTAAACTAAATTTGCATAATATGTTTTTTTGTCTAATTTTACACAACCGATTGTTTTAGTTGTAATTCGCTTTCCTGCAAGGTTTTCAAAACCTTGTAGGTATGGATTTTAAAATTGTATGAAAAACAACTGAAACCTCAAAGGTTTTGAAAACCTTGCAGGATCGGGACTAACTAACCACAAAACCACCAATGAGTAACATTTCACAAAAATTATCCATCAAAGAAAAAATTGGATACAGCTTAGGAGATTTAGCTGCCAATTTAGTTTTTCAGACTTTGATGACCTATCTGGCGTATTTCTACACCGATATTTACGGATTATCACCAACAGATTCTTCCATCATCATGCTGATTGTAGGATTGGTTGCAGCTTTTATTTTCAATCCGATTATTGGGGTCTTGGCAGACAGAACCAGTACGAGATGGGGAAAATTCAGACCTTGGATTTTATTGACCGCAATTCCGCTTGGAGTAGTAGCCTTATTAGC is a window of Flavobacterium crocinum DNA encoding:
- a CDS encoding endo-1,4-beta-xylanase; this encodes MKCIKPYLFAVTALLTISCTSQKETASLKDAYKDDFYIGTALSADQIEEKDKKVDSLIRKEFNAITAENIMKSMYTHPQKDKYDFVLSDKFVAYGEKNKMFVHGHTLIWHSQLAPWMEKIADSTEMKAFMKDHITTIVSKYKGRINSWDVVNEALNDDGTLRKSVFLNTLGEKYLVDAFKLAEKADPKAQLYYNDYNIEEPAKRAGAIALIKKIKAEGGKVDGVGIQGHWRLQSPSLEEIEKSILEYSALGIKVAFTELDITVLPNPWDLKGADVNQKFEGNPKMNPYPEKLPDSVQTQLAERYASIFKLFLKHKDKISRVTFWGVHDGQSWLNDWPIKGRTNYPLPFDKELKHKPAYDSILKLKETKE
- a CDS encoding alpha-glucuronidase family glycosyl hydrolase, producing the protein MTSLRFVFLFLLISFSASAQKDYKLWLQYNSVTNSAVASEYKNNLKGIVVLGNSETIKIAEKELKTGFLDMLGSIPEIKQNIEGENNLIVGSQLDLSTEIKSELKADFEKINNEGFIIKSISLQKKKQIVISGKNDIAVLYGVFNFLRILQTNKSVKNLNIVDSPKTNIRILNHWDNLDRTVERGYAGFSLWNWQKLPDFIDQRYIDYARANASIGINGTVLTNVNANALILTPQYLEKVEALANVFRPYGIKVYLTARFSAPIEIGNLKTADPKDPEVINWWKTKSAEIYKRIPDFGGFLVKANSEGQPGPQNYGRNHVDGANMLADAVAPFGGVIMWRAFVYSEHDANDRAKQAYAEFQPYDGKFKENVIVQVKNGAIDFQPREPFHPLFGAMPKTPLMMEFQITQEYLGFSTHLVFLPKLFQEVLESDTHQKGKGSTVAKVVDGTLYQNKLTGIAGVANIGNDLNWTGHPFAQANWYGFGRLAWNPYLDSEIIAEEWLRSTFSNDENFIKPVKNIMIESREAVVNYMTPLGLHHIMDTGHHYGPGPWVSNLSRPEWNPTYYHKADKNGIGFDRSKSGTNAVSQYAPEVAKLFDNLETCPEKDLLWFHHVSWDYKLKNGQTLWNGLALKYQEGVNQVREMQNVWNKAEKYVDSERFNEVKMLLEIQLKEAKWWRDACLLYFQQFSGKELPAGVEKSTQTLEYFKSLKFPFAPGNG
- a CDS encoding SDR family NAD(P)-dependent oxidoreductase produces the protein MSKKSAIVTGGNSGLGFATAKKLCDNGITTYIIGRSKEKTEEACKEIGENAIPVIFDLNDLKRIPAMIESITKNGSIDILVNNAGINMKKEIPDVTDEDFLSIIHTNLLSVFAVSREVVKNMKENGGGSIINISSMASQYGIPKVIAYSSSKGAIEAMTRAMATELAPSGIRVNCIAPGFIKTKMSSTALDNDPERKNKVLGRTPMGYLGEPSDIADAVYYFALSESKYTTGTVLPVDGGNSIGF
- the uxuA gene encoding mannonate dehydratase, translating into MQQTMRWFGPQDNVKLIDIKQAGATGIVTALHQIPVGETWSIEAIKERQEIIRNYGLEWTVVESLPVHEEIKRASGDYLQYVENYKISLQNLAECGIKIITYNFMPILDWVRTNHDFINEDGSKALLYNQDAFTFFDVFLLKRPNSENDYSDAEKEKALQFGNQLSGDEKALLFKNVLLGLPGSKINFTAEQILSLLENYAEINNQKLRENLIYFLSEVTPIAEKNQQKLAIHPDDPPFSVLGLPRIVSTEADLRAIFSAVPSTANGLCYCTGSLSADPKNNLEKIIDDFGDRIHFLHLRNTIRESETIFRESEHLNGDVKMEVIVEKLLLLMHKTKTSLPMRPDHGFLHRVDEETETYPGYSLNGRLKGLAELRGLEMGIGYKLNL
- a CDS encoding glycosyl hydrolase 115 family protein encodes the protein MCSKIKTSYLILLLFLIGLSTSSYAINPEKYLVNEVANENFPLVSNGKITSILVNDKDYSGVLKVTGHLENDLFNVSDLHSKRIKKISEAEDFVVIIGTLGKNEIIDQLAKEGKIDANQLKGKWEKFTTQIVENPFKGIKKALVIAGSDKRGTIYGIYDLSNQIGVSPWYYWADVPVKKQSELHVLPGIHSQGEPKVKYRGIFINDEAPSLTGWAFEKFGGFNSQFYDKVFELILRMKGNYLWPAMWGRMFYVEDPKNAVLADEYGIVMGTSHHEPLTRAHAEWGKEKGKWDFNTNSEALIQFWKDGIKRMGNKETIVTVGMRGDGDEPMTEGTAIELLENIVKTQRNIIAEVTQKPAEETPQMWALYKEVQDYYDKGMTVPDDITLLLCDDNWGNIRKLPELDSKPRKGGYGIYYHYDYVGGPRNYKWINTNQIERVWEQMDLAYQYGVDKIWIVNVGDIKPMEFPIEFFLDMAWNPEKFNAGNLEQYYSDWAKENFDNQFTGEIAQILKLYTKYNSRRKPELLDRKTYSVTNYNEADKVIADYQKLVKLAAIINEKLKPEYKDAFYQLVLFPVLASANLNELYVAQAKNYLYSEQWRLSANEYKEKVKELFEKDSELTNYYHTQLANGKWNHMMAQTHIGYDNWQQPDKNVIPGTRYLFHSTAVNQRIAVEGKEESFDGVLKNKIDLVDFSSLENNTSYIDLLNSGIKKYTFKIFCDHNWIQFSQSEGIVDTEQRILVNIDWKKAPKGITKSQFIVVANYQKFIIQLKTNNIKADKVHGFAENNGYISIEAQNYSKAINSDSIKWTTIPNLGKTASGVTLKPSHIHPIEISQQSPRLEYNVHFFSKGKMKVNAYFSPTINFKKGDGLKYGIAFDNEKPQIMNLNADASEKAWTESVANNIKIITSTHNIEKAGNHVLKIYGIDPALVLQKIVIETEEGKVLESYLGPPESFRKE